GCCTCGACGACAGCCTTAGCGCGCAGACTATCTGGTGTCCTGGCCGTACGATCGGTGACGAACTCGGCACCGATAAACAGGCCGCACCCGCGTACGTCGCCGATCACTTCGAAGCGCGCCTGTAGCTCACGCAGGCCATCCATGATGAACTGACCGACGCGTTGCGCGTTCTCCTGCAATGCCTCTTCTTCGATGACATCGATCACGGCCAGCGCGATCGCACAGGATACGGGGTTGCCACCGAATGTATTGAAGTACTCCATGCCGGTAACGAAGCTCGCGGCAATCTCAGGCGTAGTGACGACCGCCCCCATCGGATGACCGTTGCCCATCGGCTTGCCCATGGTGACGATATCGGGCACGACGCCCTGCCGTTCGAATGCCCAGAAGTGTTCACCCGCACGACCGAAGCCAACCTGCACTTCGTCGGCAAGACACACGCCCCCGGCAGCGCGGATCTCCGCATAGACTTCGGGAAGATAGCCGTCCGGCAATACGATCTGCCCGCCGCAGCCGAGCAGCGACTCACCAAAGAACACAGCGGTATCTTTGCCGCGTCCGCGCAGTTCGTTGATCACGGGCTGGGCCAGTTGCCCATACTTGCGCCCCGCATCCGGCGCAGCGCCGATGGAGCCACGATAGACGTCCGGCATGGGCAGCACGCCGATATGTGGTGACTGCCCCTCGCCGCCCTTGCCATTGAACTTGTATGGACTGAGCTCGACCATCGTCGGTGAGTTGCCATGGTAGGCATGATCGATCACCACCACGCCCTTCGCTTTCGTGTGCGCCCGCGCCAGGCGCAGCGCAAGGTCGTTCGCCTCCGTCCCGGAATTGGTGAAGAAGGCCACCGACAACGGTGAAGGCAACGTGCTGATGAGCCGCAGCGCGTACTCCACGATGTTGTCGTGCAAGTAGCGAGTATTGGTGTTGAGCTGCGCCATCTGCGCCTGCCCTGCCGCCACCACGCGCGGATGGCAATGGCCCACGTGGCAAACGTTGTTGACCATGTCCAGGTAACCCTGGCCATGCTGGTCGTACAGCCATGCGCCTTCGCCGCGGACGATCTTGAGTGGTTCGCGATAGGCCACGCTCAAGGTCGGATTCAGGTACTGCCTGCGCAACCGGAGAATCTCTTCGTTGCTGCGTGTGGGAACAGCGGCGGTCATTCGGTCAGTCATGGCTCGATTCCAGATAGGGTCGCACGATGGCGTCGGGCTCCACGCCCACAAGCTGGCGAAGCAGGCCTCGTACTCCCTGTTGGGAGACGAGGACGAACGGGTTGTCCGGTTGCTCGCGATGCGCACGCGTCGCCATAAGGATGCTGTGGCAAAGCCGCGCCAGGATGAAGGCGTGCAGTTGTTCCAGCTCGCTGCGTCGCAACGGTTGCATGGCCAGGTAGCCACCAACGATCCGGCGTGCGCACGCCACGGGATCGGACTCATGCTGCATGGCGTAGGTACACGCAATAGCCAGGTCGGCCAAGCGGAAACTGGTGCACATATCGCCGAAGTCGATGACCGCACTTACCCGCTTTCCGCCTTCCGCATCGTCGTCAACGATGATGTTGAGATCATTGGCGTCGTTATGGAGCACGGATATCGGCAAGGTGGCGCGCCATGCCGGCAAGGCATCGCAGAAGCGCGCGGCGTGCTCACGCACGATGTCGCGGAATGCGGCATCTTCGATATGGGGAACTTCGTCCAGCAGCCGCGGCAGACTCATGATGTTCCAGTCGTGCAAACGGTCGGCGGCCGGGTGACGGAAATCATGCAGTCCGCGCGTCAGTCGTCCCACGGCCTGCCCCAGGCTTTCGTGCAGCGCTTCGCACTCGCGTGGGCGCAGACTGTTGATGGCTTCGGCATAGGTGGTGCCGGGCACGTAGCTCAGCATGCGTACCAGGCAGGTCTGTCCGTCGACGGTCAGCGCCAGCAGGTGTTCGCCGTTGCCCGCGAACTGTACGCGCGGGCAACCAAGCGCGGGCTCGCGCCTGGCGAGTTCCATCATCGCCAGGTTTTCCAGCTCGATATCCGGCGCCGACCACGAAGGATGCGCAACCTTGAGCACATACCCATCGCCATCGGTGCGAATGCGGAAGTTTTGGTCTGCATAGGAAGGCAGCGCCCTGGCTTCGCCCTCGATGCCCCAATGACGCGCCGCGAGCGTCGACGCCTCGGCGAGTGTCAGCATGTCCATGCGGCATCCACCACCCGGCTCACCTCGAACGACGAACGGTTGCACCCTTTGCCCAAGCGCGGAATGCTCGGTACATCATGTCTATGGCATCGGACAGCACTGTGCATCCCCGGAGCACTCCTCGATTGCAGTCGACCCAATGGTAGGATAATTTGACAATTAAACCCACTCACAGGCTTCTCTTCATGTTCCGGCCTTTGCTCGCAGCGGTACTGACCACAGTGGTGATGATCGGTGGCGTCTCCGCCGCACCCGGCGATGCCGGGAATGCCGCTCGCCCCCAGGGCGCAGCCCTGCTCCAGCAGCGCGAGCCAATGAGCGTCGGCGTGTTCTATTACCCCGAGCAATGGCCGCGCGCGCAGTGGCAGCGCGACATGAACGGCATGGCCAAGCTCGGCTTCAACTTCACGCACATGGCCGAGTTCAGCTGGACCTACCTGGAACCCGAGGAAGGCCGCTTTGACTTCAAGTGGCTGGACGACGCCATCGACCTGGCACACAAGGCGGGCTTGCGCGTGATCCTTGGTACGCCATCGGGCGCACCACCGGCATGGATGGGTGAGCACTATCCCGAGGTCTACCGGGTCGACGAACACGGGCAGCGCCACGAGCATGGCATCCGCGCTGAAGTTTCCCTTTCCAATCAGAAATACCAGGCCTTCGTCACGCGCCTGGTCACCGCAATGGCGCAGCACTATGGTCACGATCCGCGCGTGTGGGGTTGGCAGGTGGACAACGAGCCCAGCAGCTTTGCGGACTATAGCGACAGCGCGCGCATGGCCTTCCAGCAGTGGCTGAAGGACAAGTACGGCACCATCGATGGTATGAACGCAGCATGGGGCGGCTCATTCTGGAGCACGCGCTACACCAGCTTTGAACAAGTGCTGCTACCCAACGCCACGCTGGCCGCGGAAGACAAGCTGAGTCCGCATGCGCTGGTGGATCTCGCGCGCTTCCAGGCGGATGTCACAGCGCACTTCCTCGATGGGCAGGCGGCGATCATCAAGAAATATGCAGCGCCCGCGCAGTGGGTGACCACCAACTACACCAACGTCACCACGGCAACCGATCCACGACGCAGCCATGGGCTGGATTTCACCACCTTCACGCTTTATCCCGTAGCCGGCACCAACGCATTGGGTGGCGACAGCTACGCCATCGGCAAGCCCGCCAACCTGATGGAAGCCGCTGCGTACTTCCGCCCCATCACCGGCACCTTCGGTGTGATGGAGCTGCAGCCGGGCCAGGTGAACTGGGGCGAGATCAACCCGCAACCCATGCCCGGCGCCGTCGGTATGTGGATGTGGCACGCCTTCGCTTCGGGTGCGTCGCTGCTCAGCACGTACCGTTACCGCCATCCCTTGCGCGGCAGCGAGATGTACCACGAAGGCATCGTCAGCACCGACGGCGTGACGCTCTCGCGCACGGGCAGCGAATTCGTCGACACCATGCACGAGATCCAATCGTTGGAAACCAAGCTGGACGCCAATGCCAAGCTACCCACCACCCTCGCCGCCCGCTACACCGGCTACCTGTGGAGCCATGATGTGTTCTGGGATCTGGAAGCTCAGCCCCAGACCACGCTGTGGAACAGTTGGGCTTACCGCAACGGCTACACGCTGGCGGTGAAGAGCACGGGCGCACCGATGGATTTCGTGGCGGAGGGCGATGATTTCAGCCGCTACCCGTTCCTGATTGCTCCTGCCTACGACATGGTGAGCGAGTCGCTAGCCAAAAAGTGGAAGCACTACGTGGAACAAGGTGGCCATCTGATCCTGACCAGCCGCACGGGCCAGAAGAACGAACTGGGCCACTTCCATGAAGGACCATGGTCAGCGGTCATTCTCGACCTCATCGGCGATGACGTGGAAGCGTTCGACATGCTGCCGCCGAGCGCGGACGGCAAAGTGTCGGCTGATGGCAAGACGCATGAATGGCACCGCTGGGCGGACATCCTTGCGCCTCGCCCCGGCACTGAGGTGCTCGCCACCTACGCAGACCACTACTACGCGGGCAAGGCAGCCGCCACTACGCGCAAGCTTGGCAAAGGCACCGTCACGATGATCGGCGTATCCACCGACGATGGGGCGCTCGAGCGCGACATCGTGCGCAGCGCCTACCAGCGTGCTGGCGTGGCCATTGAAGACCTGCCTAAGGGCGTGTTCCACGAATGGCGCGGTGGCTACGACTTCCTGGTGAACTACAACCCCGCGCCGTTCCAGCCAGTGTTGCCGGCTGGGGCAAAGATCGTGCATGGCCAAGTGCCGTTGGCGCCGGCGCAGGCGCTGGTGTGGAAAACAGCAACGCCGTGAGATCGGCGCAATCTTCTGCTCGTCATTCCGGCGCAGGCCGGAATGACGAGCGAAAGGTGAGGCGCTCTGTCGCTACGACTGGATGGAGAGCTCGGTCAAGCGATCGAGCTCTTCGTCGTCGAAGCCCGCTTCTAGACGTGCCGGTCGATTGAACGGACCACGCAGTTGACGCCCCATGTAGTCGCGTAACAGGTCGAGAAAGGTTTCGCGCGGGTCCAGGCCATCGCGTTCGCAGCAATAGCGGAACCAGCGCGTGCCCGCGGCCACGTGGGCCACCTCTTCACGCAGGATCACGTCGAGAATGGCCACGGTGGGCTCGTCGCCCACCGAGAGCAGGCGCTCGATCATGCCGGGCGTTACATCCAGCCCACGCGCCTCGAGCACGCGCGGCACGAGTGCCATGCGCGCCGTGTCGTAGTGCGCCGTCTTCTCGGCCATTTCCCACAGGCCATTGTGGGCATCGAAATCGCCATACGCGTGACCCAGCTCGGCGAGTCGCCCGGATAGCATGGCGAAATGGCGCGCCTCGTCGTGCGCACAGCTAGCCCAGTCGCGGTAATAGTCGAGCGGCTTGCCGCGAAAACGGTAAACCGCATCCCACGCGAGGTTGATGGCGTTGAACTCGATGTGCGCCACCGCGTGCACCAGTGCAGCCCGACCTTCGGCCGAGCCGAGGCCACGATGCGGCACCTGCCGCTGCGGCACGAGCAAGGGGCGTTCGGGACGTCCCGGCGCGCCGATCAGCTCTGGCGCGGGCGACGTGTCATCCGGCCGAAGTTCGCTAGCGAGAAATGCCTCCCACGTCGCATGCGTAAGACGCAGCTTCTCTGCAGGATCGGCGGCATCAAGGCAGCGCTTGGCGGCGGCGTGGAGGTCAGTCGTCATGAAAAGTCGTCGCGAGCACCCGTCCCATCCCTCTCCCCGGAGGGGAGAGGGAGCAAAAGGTATTACGCGCTGCGGCGAGCTGCCTTGGCGTCGTCGGAACGCAGCATCTCGATCTGCTGCAGGTACTGCTGATCCAGGCCGGTGACGTATTCGCCCGAGAAGCACGACGTGTCGAAGTAC
This genomic window from Dyella terrae contains:
- a CDS encoding phosphotransferase; its protein translation is MDMLTLAEASTLAARHWGIEGEARALPSYADQNFRIRTDGDGYVLKVAHPSWSAPDIELENLAMMELARREPALGCPRVQFAGNGEHLLALTVDGQTCLVRMLSYVPGTTYAEAINSLRPRECEALHESLGQAVGRLTRGLHDFRHPAADRLHDWNIMSLPRLLDEVPHIEDAAFRDIVREHAARFCDALPAWRATLPISVLHNDANDLNIIVDDDAEGGKRVSAVIDFGDMCTSFRLADLAIACTYAMQHESDPVACARRIVGGYLAMQPLRRSELEQLHAFILARLCHSILMATRAHREQPDNPFVLVSQQGVRGLLRQLVGVEPDAIVRPYLESSHD
- a CDS encoding aminotransferase class III-fold pyridoxal phosphate-dependent enzyme; translation: MTDRMTAAVPTRSNEEILRLRRQYLNPTLSVAYREPLKIVRGEGAWLYDQHGQGYLDMVNNVCHVGHCHPRVVAAGQAQMAQLNTNTRYLHDNIVEYALRLISTLPSPLSVAFFTNSGTEANDLALRLARAHTKAKGVVVIDHAYHGNSPTMVELSPYKFNGKGGEGQSPHIGVLPMPDVYRGSIGAAPDAGRKYGQLAQPVINELRGRGKDTAVFFGESLLGCGGQIVLPDGYLPEVYAEIRAAGGVCLADEVQVGFGRAGEHFWAFERQGVVPDIVTMGKPMGNGHPMGAVVTTPEIAASFVTGMEYFNTFGGNPVSCAIALAVIDVIEEEALQENAQRVGQFIMDGLRELQARFEVIGDVRGCGLFIGAEFVTDRTARTPDSLRAKAVVEAMKARHVLLSTDGPDDNVLKIKPPIVFSQANAEEFLGKLEEALGGL
- a CDS encoding ferritin-like domain-containing protein, which produces MTTDLHAAAKRCLDAADPAEKLRLTHATWEAFLASELRPDDTSPAPELIGAPGRPERPLLVPQRQVPHRGLGSAEGRAALVHAVAHIEFNAINLAWDAVYRFRGKPLDYYRDWASCAHDEARHFAMLSGRLAELGHAYGDFDAHNGLWEMAEKTAHYDTARMALVPRVLEARGLDVTPGMIERLLSVGDEPTVAILDVILREEVAHVAAGTRWFRYCCERDGLDPRETFLDLLRDYMGRQLRGPFNRPARLEAGFDDEELDRLTELSIQS
- a CDS encoding beta-galactosidase, coding for MFRPLLAAVLTTVVMIGGVSAAPGDAGNAARPQGAALLQQREPMSVGVFYYPEQWPRAQWQRDMNGMAKLGFNFTHMAEFSWTYLEPEEGRFDFKWLDDAIDLAHKAGLRVILGTPSGAPPAWMGEHYPEVYRVDEHGQRHEHGIRAEVSLSNQKYQAFVTRLVTAMAQHYGHDPRVWGWQVDNEPSSFADYSDSARMAFQQWLKDKYGTIDGMNAAWGGSFWSTRYTSFEQVLLPNATLAAEDKLSPHALVDLARFQADVTAHFLDGQAAIIKKYAAPAQWVTTNYTNVTTATDPRRSHGLDFTTFTLYPVAGTNALGGDSYAIGKPANLMEAAAYFRPITGTFGVMELQPGQVNWGEINPQPMPGAVGMWMWHAFASGASLLSTYRYRHPLRGSEMYHEGIVSTDGVTLSRTGSEFVDTMHEIQSLETKLDANAKLPTTLAARYTGYLWSHDVFWDLEAQPQTTLWNSWAYRNGYTLAVKSTGAPMDFVAEGDDFSRYPFLIAPAYDMVSESLAKKWKHYVEQGGHLILTSRTGQKNELGHFHEGPWSAVILDLIGDDVEAFDMLPPSADGKVSADGKTHEWHRWADILAPRPGTEVLATYADHYYAGKAAATTRKLGKGTVTMIGVSTDDGALERDIVRSAYQRAGVAIEDLPKGVFHEWRGGYDFLVNYNPAPFQPVLPAGAKIVHGQVPLAPAQALVWKTATP